One part of the Arthrobacter sp. EM1 genome encodes these proteins:
- the groES gene encoding co-chaperone GroES, whose translation MSVSIKPLEDRIVVRPLEAEQTTASGLVIPDSAQEKPQEGEVVAVGPGRFDDNGNRVPIDVTVGDVVIYSKYGGTEVKTGGTEYLVLSARDVLAIVVK comes from the coding sequence TTGTCGGTCTCTATTAAGCCTCTTGAGGATCGTATTGTTGTCCGCCCGCTCGAAGCCGAGCAGACCACGGCCTCCGGCCTGGTTATCCCGGACTCCGCGCAGGAAAAGCCGCAGGAAGGCGAAGTTGTTGCAGTTGGCCCCGGCCGCTTTGACGACAACGGCAACCGCGTTCCGATCGACGTCACCGTCGGCGACGTTGTTATCTACTCCAAGTACGGCGGAACCGAAGTCAAGACCGGCGGTACCGAGTACCTCGTACTGTCCGCCCGCGACGTCCTGGCGATCGTCGTAAAGTAA
- the groL gene encoding chaperonin GroEL (60 kDa chaperone family; promotes refolding of misfolded polypeptides especially under stressful conditions; forms two stacked rings of heptamers to form a barrel-shaped 14mer; ends can be capped by GroES; misfolded proteins enter the barrel where they are refolded when GroES binds), whose translation MAKQLAFNDAARRSLEAGIDKLANTVKVTLGPRGRNVVLDKKWGAPTITNDGVTIAREVELDDPYENLGAQLAKEVATKTNDVAGDGTTTATVLAQALVKEGLRNVAAGAAPGEIKRGIEVSVEAVAARLLENARPVEGTQVANVASISAQSDEVGELLAEAFGKVGKDGVITIEESSTTQTELVLTEGMQFDKGYLSPYFVTDAERQEAVLEDALILINQGKISSVQDFLPLLEKALQSSKPLFIIAEDVDGEALSTLIVNRIRGTLNVVAVKAPGFGDRRKAMLQDIATLTGAQVVSPELGLSLDTVGLEVLGTARRITVTKDNTTIVDGAGSAEDVAARVSQLRAELTRTDSDWDKEKLQERLAKLAGGIGVIKVGAATEVELKEKKHRIEDAVSSTRAALEEGIVAGGGAALIHALKALDEDPAVKALEGDAAAAVGIVRRALTQPLRWIAQNAGFDGYVVVAKVAESANNQGFNAKTGEYEDLIAAGVIDPVKVTRAALRNAASIAALVLTTETLVVEKPADEDEHAGHQH comes from the coding sequence ATGGCAAAGCAGCTTGCGTTTAACGACGCTGCCCGCCGGTCGCTTGAAGCCGGCATCGATAAGCTCGCCAACACGGTCAAGGTGACGCTTGGCCCGCGTGGCCGCAACGTTGTGCTGGACAAGAAGTGGGGCGCCCCCACGATCACCAACGATGGTGTCACCATCGCCCGTGAAGTCGAACTGGACGACCCCTACGAGAACCTTGGCGCGCAGCTTGCCAAGGAGGTCGCCACCAAGACCAACGACGTGGCCGGCGACGGCACCACCACCGCCACTGTGTTGGCACAGGCGCTTGTTAAGGAAGGCCTCCGCAACGTTGCGGCAGGCGCCGCACCGGGCGAGATCAAGCGCGGCATCGAGGTTTCCGTCGAAGCCGTCGCTGCCCGCCTGCTCGAAAACGCACGTCCGGTCGAAGGCACCCAGGTCGCCAACGTCGCCTCCATCTCCGCACAGAGCGACGAGGTCGGCGAGCTCCTGGCCGAGGCATTCGGTAAGGTCGGCAAGGATGGTGTGATCACCATTGAGGAATCCTCCACCACGCAGACCGAACTGGTCCTCACCGAGGGCATGCAGTTCGACAAGGGCTACCTGTCCCCGTACTTCGTCACCGACGCAGAACGCCAGGAAGCAGTCCTCGAAGATGCGCTGATCCTCATCAACCAGGGCAAGATTTCATCCGTCCAGGACTTCCTGCCGCTGCTGGAAAAGGCGCTGCAGAGCTCCAAGCCGCTCTTTATCATCGCCGAGGACGTCGACGGCGAGGCTCTCTCCACGCTGATCGTCAACCGCATCCGCGGCACCCTGAACGTCGTTGCCGTCAAGGCTCCGGGCTTCGGTGACCGCCGCAAGGCCATGCTGCAGGACATCGCCACCCTTACGGGTGCGCAGGTTGTTTCGCCGGAACTGGGCCTCAGCCTGGATACGGTCGGCCTGGAGGTGCTCGGTACTGCCCGGCGTATCACCGTCACCAAGGACAACACCACCATCGTTGACGGCGCCGGTTCGGCCGAGGACGTCGCAGCCCGGGTTTCCCAGCTGCGCGCCGAGCTGACCCGCACCGATTCCGACTGGGACAAGGAAAAGCTCCAGGAGCGCCTGGCTAAGCTGGCCGGCGGCATCGGCGTGATCAAGGTTGGCGCGGCTACCGAAGTCGAGCTGAAGGAAAAGAAGCACCGCATCGAGGACGCCGTGTCCTCGACCCGCGCTGCCCTGGAAGAAGGCATTGTGGCCGGCGGTGGCGCTGCCCTCATCCACGCCCTCAAGGCCCTCGACGAGGACCCTGCCGTCAAGGCCCTCGAAGGTGACGCGGCCGCCGCTGTCGGCATCGTCCGCCGGGCACTGACCCAGCCGCTGCGCTGGATCGCCCAGAACGCCGGCTTCGACGGCTACGTGGTGGTCGCCAAGGTGGCCGAATCAGCCAACAACCAGGGCTTCAACGCCAAGACCGGCGAATATGAAGACCTCATCGCGGCCGGCGTTATCGACCCGGTCAAGGTGACGCGTGCGGCCCTGCGCAACGCGGCTTCCATCGCGGCGCTGGTGCTCACCACGGAAACCCTCGTGGTCGAGAAGCCTGCCGACGAGGACGAGCACGCGGGCCACCAGCACTAA